Genomic window (Magnetococcales bacterium):
TTGGTGGCGATCTCCTTCATGGCTCCCACGGCATGAAGAACCGCTTTTCCGCCTTCAGCGGCATCTCGGGCTGCCGATTGGGCGATGCGCTCCGTGGTCTGGGCATTGTCGGTGTTCTGCTGGATGTTGGCGGCCATCTGCTCCATGGCGGCGGAGGTTTTCTCGATGCTGGCCGCCTGGGCCGTTGAGCCTGCTGAGATACCTTGGGCCGAAGCCGTCAGTTCCGCGCTGCCCCCTGTCACCCGGCCTGAAGTCTCCTGCACCTGAGATACCACCTCCCGCAGTTTGATCAGAAGCTTGGTGAGGGAAGCGAACAGCATGCCGACCTCGTCCCGGTTGCTGGCGCAGGAGAAGGAGACGCCCAGGTTGCCTTCCGCCATGCGGGCGATGCCCGCGCCACAGTCGACAAGTGGACCGACGATGCTGCGGGTGAGCAGCAGGGTCACCACCACCATCGCCAGCACCACGACGGCGCTGACCACCCCGATGCTGCGGGTGACGAAGGAGGTCATGCGCACCATTTCGGAAGCGTCGGCCAGGACGATGACGCTGGTCTGCTCCACCTCCTCGCCCTTGAAGGTCAGGGGCCGTTTTTTGGCGAACAGCAGGCGGTCGCCCAGGGAGACCTCCTGCAGGGAGGCGTCCAGGGTGGGGGCATGCTGCTCCACCCCTTTGAGGGTGGTGCCGATGAGCGCCTTCAGCTTTTCGTTCCAGACGGCGATTTCCACGCCCATCACCGACTTCATGCCCTGCAGGGCCTCCTCCTTCGGATAGGAGCCGACCTTCACCAGCCCCACCAGCGCCTTGTCGAGGAAGACCGGATAGATCGAATCCAGGCTCAACAGACCGGTGGTTGTGGAGACCTGAATGCCCATCTGCTCCTTGCCGCTCTGCAGCGCCCGTCCGAAGAGGACCGTTTTGGCTTTGTTGTCGCCGAATTTTTCCGGGTTGTGTCCCCGCATCAGCACCACACCCTTGGCGTCGGTGACCTCAATCGTGGTGACGGCGTCATGAATGGCGTGCAGCCCCTTGAAGGCCGGCACCATGAGTTCTTCCAACTTCTTGCGATCACCTTCCTTCAGCGCCTGAGCCAGCCCCGGCATGCTGGCCAAAACGTAGGCATCCCCCAGCATGGCCGTGCCCAACTCCTGAAAGGCGTTGGTGATGCTTTGAAAACGCTGGTCGATACCCGTTTCATAATTGCTGACGAACTGACGGCTGATCAATTGAATCAGTACGACCGCAAGTACCGCGAAACCGATGACCAGTGGTACCAGGAATCCGGCGCCCATTTTATGTTTGAGTTTCATTGTGCCTCCTTGGTTCGAATGACAACGCCGCCCGGATCATGGCCTGTTTTTTTGTAAATGTAAATCATTACATCCAATCCCCGGCGCGGAGGTCAGGGAATGCAGGGGCTGGTCTGGCTTCCTTCCAGGGGTTTGATCACGGAGTAGATGTCTCCTGGCGTGGTGCCGATGCGGGCGGCCATCTCTTCCAGGGAGCCGGTGATCAGGTGAGCGGGCACGCCGTCGTCCACCAGGCGAATCATGGCTCTGGCGGGGTCGATGCCGCGCAGGCGGGCGAACTCTTCCAGGGTCAGTTGCCCGGTGCGACGGATGGGGGGCAGGGTATCGGGGTGGAACAGACGGTTCGACAGCCCCAGTTGATCGATCGCCAGCAGGTGATCGAGGGGCGTTGGTTCGAAGATTGCGCCCGCCAGCAGGAGCGTCAGCAAGAGGGGAGGGGTCGCCCAGTGGCGGGGGAGGTGGTGGCGGATACCTGAAATGGCCATCGAGGCCAGGAAGGGGATCAAGGCCAGGCAGGCCAGTCCGTTGAGGTTGCGCCACGACTTCCAGGAGAGGCCCAGGAGGTTCCAGCCGCTCCAGAGGGCGATGTCCTCGTCGGGGGCGAGGTGGATTACCGCGCCGCTGCCGCCCGCGATGACCGCCAGCCAAGCGCCGATCCACCACCAGGAGTTCGGGAGATCGGGTTTCATCAGGCCCCGGTTCCACCGGAACGGGGGGTGACCGCCGGGGTGCGCTCGTACCAGGCCTTGCTGCGCCGGGTGAGGCGCACCACGGAGAGCATGACCGGCACTTCAACCAGCACGCCGACCACGGTGGCCAGGGCGGCGCCGGATTCGAAGCCGAAGAGACCGATGGCGGTGGCCACCGCCAGTTCGAAGAAGTTGCTGGCGCCGATGAGGGCGGCGGGCGCGGCCACGCGGTGGGCCACGCCGAAACGCCGGCAGAGCAGATAGGCCAGTCCGCTGTTGAAGTAGACCTGCAGCAGGATGGGCACGGCCAGCAGCACGATGACCAGGGGTTGGGCCAGAATCTGTCCCCCCTGGAAGGCGAAAAGCAGCACCAGGGTGGCCAGCAGGGCGGTCAGGGAGACGGGGTGCAGGGTTTTGAGCCGGGTGTCGAGGGCGGCTTGCCCGCCGGAGGCCAGCAGACTGCGCCGCCAGAGTTGGGCCAGGATCACCGGGACCACGATGAAGAGCGCCACCGAGAGAAACAGCGTGCCCCACGGCACGGCGATGTGGGAGAGTCCCAGGAGAAGCCCCACGATGGGCGCGAAGGCCACGATCATGATCAGATCGTTCAAGGCCACCTGGCTGAGGGTGAAATGGGGCTCCCCGTCGGAGAGGTGGCTCCAGACGAAGACCATGGCGGTGCAGGGGGCGGCGGCCAGAATGATCAGACCGGCCACATAGGCGTCGAGTTGCTCCGCCGGCAGCCAGGGCTGAAAGAGGTGGCGCACGAAGAGCCAGGCCAGCAGCGCCATGGAGAAGGGTTTCACCCCCCAGTTGATGAACAGGGTGACGCCGATGCCCTTCCAGTGGGCGGTCACCTTGGAGAGGGCCCCGAAGTCGATCTTGAGCAGCATGGGGATGATCATCAACCAGATGAGCAGGGCCACCGGCAGGTTGACCCGGGCGATTTCCAGCCGCCCGATGCCCTGGAAGGGGGCGGGGAAGAGGTGTCCCAGGCCGATTCCGCCCAGGATGCACAATCCCACCCAGAGGGTGAGGTGGCGTTCGAAAAAGCCCAGGCTGGCTTGCGCTTCCCCGGCGGCGGCGATTTCACATTGGCGGCTCATGAAGTTTACTCCCTTGCGGTGCTATCGGTTCAATGCTGTTTTCCGATGCGGTCCAGTTCCATTTTGAGACCGGCGGAGTCCATGTTTTCCAGGGGCAGATCAAGGAAGAGTCGCACCCGCCGTTGCAGTTTTTCCAGCACGGAGATGAAGGCGTTCAGGGTTTCGTCGGGGCTTTTGCCTTGGGCCAGCAGGGAGGGTTCCTCCACGCCCCAGTGGGCTTTGATCGGGCCGCCGGGCCAGATGGGGCAGATTTCTCCGGCGGCGCTGTCGCAAACGGTGATGACCACGGCCAGGCGTGGGGCCTTCGGCGTGGCGAAAAGATCCCAGGCCTTGCTGTGCAGACCGCGAACGCTTATCTCCCGTGCCCGCAGGGCCTGAAGGGCGAGGGGATTGACCTCCGCTCGCGGGTGGCTCCCGGCGCTGAAGGCTTTCACCCGGCCACGCGCCCAGTGGTTGAGCAGGGCTTCGGCCAGGATGCTGCGGGCCGAATTGTGGGTACACAGGAATAACATGTTGAACAGCGGTTCCGTCATGGGATCCCCCCGGCAACCTGTGAGAGTGGCTTGTGCCATTTTATCTGTTCATCAAACCGCACCGATCTTGGGCTGTAGCTCCTTTTGATCATAGAATGGCAAAGACTGACATCCCCCGGTCTACTGCCGCAACCACTGCTCCACCTGCCGGGCGGAAGGCACGCTGCCGGAGTGGAGCAGAAGGCCGTCGGCCATGACTCCGGGGGTGGACAGGACCCCATGACCCAGAATGGTGGCCATGTCGGTGACTTTTTCCACCCGTACCGCGATACCCAGCGCCTTGGCCCGCTCCTCGATCAGGGTGGCGGTGGTGTGGCAGTTGCGGCAACCGGGGCCCAGCACCATGAACACTTTCATGAAACTCTCCTGTTCAGGCGAAAAGGAAGTTGAGCAGATAGCCGACACCGATGAAGGCGAGGGTGAGAAAAGCGCCGAAGAAGAGCAGCATGCGCGGCAACAGCACCTTGCGCAGCAGAATGAACTCCGGCAGGGAGATCCCGACCACGCTCATCATGAAGGCGATCACCGTGCCGACGGGCACCCCTTTGGCCAGCAGCGCCTCGGCCACCGGAATGACCCCGGTGGCGTTGGAGTAGAGGGGCAGCCCCATCAGCACCGCCGCCGGGACGGCAAAGGGGTTGTCGGCGGCGGCGTAGCGGGCGAAAAGCTCCTGGGGCACATAGCCGTGCAACCCGGCGCCCACGCCGATGCCCAGGAGGACGTAAGGTCCGATGCGTACCACGATGGTGCGCACTTCGTTCCAGGCGTAACCCACCCGACCCGCCAGGGAGCCGTCGGCCTGTGCCGTGACGGCTTTGCCCAGGCGAAGGGTCCACACATACTCTTCCACCCAGCGTTCCAGGTGCAGCCGGTCGATGAGGAGACCGCCGAGCATACCGACGCCCATGCCGGTGATCACGTAGACCGCCGTCAGTTTCCAACCCATGATCGAGGCCAGGATGACCACGGCGATTTCATTCACCAGGGGCGAGGTGATCAGAAAAGCCATGGTGACGCCCAGGGGAATGCCGCTTTCGAGAAAACCGATGAACAGCGGCACGGAGGAGCAGGAGCAGAAGGGGGTGACGGCCCCGAGCAGCACCGCCAGCAGATAGGCCACGCCGTGGGAGCGGCCTTCGATATGGTTTCGCACCGTCTGCGGGGAGAGCAGGGTGCGGAACAGCCCCATGATGAAGACGATGACCACCAGCAGAACGAAGATCTTGGTGGTGTCTTCCACAAAAAAATGCACCGCCTGCCCGAGAGCCGACTGCGGCGCCAGTCCCGCGGCGTCGTAGACCACGGCATCCGCCAGTTTGCCGAAGAGTTCCAGCATGAACGTTCCTTCGATTCAGGCTGTTTCCACGCCTCGACGGGACGGCGACCGCCTTCCCGCAGCGCGTGACTGGCTGTTAATATACGCTATACAATATATTCGCGCAAGCGAATATATTGGTCGAAGCCCTGATGGAACCGAGCCATCCTGGGAGGCATGGAATGATTCACACGGGGGCCGGGAGGTGGATAATTCCCCCGTCCGCCCGCACCGTTCAGAAGGGGCGCTCCGGGGGAGGCACCAGGCGATAGCCGACGCCGCGCACGGTTTGGATCATGCGGCCGTATTCGCCGAGAGCCAGGCGCAACTCCCGGATGTGGGCATCCACGGTGTGTTCCTTGCGGGCGGCCATGACGCGCCGGGGGGAGAGGGGCAGCAGTTCCAGGCGGGAGAAGAGCTTGCCGGGGTAACGCAGGAAGAGTTGCAGCAGGGCGAAACCCGCCGGGTGGAGGGAAAGCTCCTTCTGCTCCACGAAGGCGCGATGGGCGGCCACGTCGAGGCAGACGGGACCGACCACGAGACGGCTCTCCCCGACGGTCGGAGCGTTGCCCTGTTCGAGCAGGCTCAACTGCTGTTGCAACTGGGCGAGGAGCTGGTTCTGATGCTCGATGCGTTGTGTCAGCTCGATGAGCAGAGCGGTGATGGCGGAGAGGTCTCCCGGCATGGTTCCCGGCTCCAACCGGATGAAGGCTGAGGAGCTGTGGGGATTGAGGCGGCACGCCCTTCCCCGGCTCCGGAAAGCGAACACTATTTCTGGGCGCAGCTCTATTCAAGCATCTATTTTTTCGCCTTCCAGTCCAATATGTCCAATATATCCGGGAGTTGGCCCGGGGAGCGGGGTTGGGGGCCGGCGATTGGTAAAAACCGACAAATCGCTCAAGAGGCTTTGTCGGGGGGATCACGAGCGGACTGGCGAGAATCCGCGAGAAAGGGCAAAATGAGAATTGAGAAAAAAGAGGCTCCACCTGAGGGGGATTGACGGGAGTTGGTATGGCAACGCGGACGGATTGGAAGTTGAGAGAGCGATTCCTGATCGTGGCGGGTTTGCCGCTGCTCTTCATGGTATTGTCGGGGTTGGCGGCCTGGTGGCTGGCGGGCTCCCTGGTGAGTGAGGCGCGGCATGTGGCTCAGACCGATCTGACGCTGGCTCTGGAAGTCAAGGAGCTGCAACGCCTGGTGGGCAAGGTTCAGGAGCGCTACACCGACGTTTCGGCCACCCGGGCGCAGGACGGGCTGGGGGCGGGTTTCGCGGAGGCGGACGAAGCGGCGCGGCTGTTCGTCAAGGGTGCGGGCCGGGTGCGGGAGATTCTCGACCGGGAGGCGGACACGGAGCTGATCGGCAAGCTGTCGGAGGTGGAAAAGCGTTTCGTGGCCTTTCGCACCGCAGGTCGGAAGATGGCGGAAGCCTATGTTGCCGGCGGTCCGCCGGAGGGCAATCGTCTGATGCCGGAGTTCGACATGGCGGCGGAAGCCTTGTCCGGGAAACTGGAACCGTTTGTCGACGAAAGCGCCACCCGCGCGACGGGGCGCAGCGCCGAGGTGGCGGATCATCTGGTTCGGATGCAGCTCCACTTGATTGTCATGCTGGTTCTGGCGGTTGTCTGCGCCGGCGCCATGGCCGGTTGGATGGCCAGCCGGGTGATGGCTTCGATCCGGCGTCTGGTGGCCAGCCTCGGCCAGTTGGAGGAGGGCAATCTGGCGGCACGCAACGGCTTGACGGGCAAACGGGACGAGCTGGCTCTGATCGGCCAGTCGGTGGATCACCTCGGAGACCGGCTGCAACGGGTTTTGGGAGTGGTGGGATTTCACGCGGCCAGCGTGACGGCCTCGGCGGGGGAGTTGGTCAAAATCCGCGACCAGTTGAAGACCGATGCGGAAGATACCCGTGTGGTGGTGGTGGATGTCTCGCGGGAGAACGAACGGCTGGCTCAGGAGGTGACCGGCGTCAAGGAGGCGGTGGCCGGGGTGGTGGGCAATGTCGAATCGATCGCTTCGAGCATGGAGCAGGTCTCCCTGGATGTGGTGTCGATTGCGGCGGGGGCGGAGCAGGCCAGTGTCAACATCAGCACCATGGCCTCGGCGGCGGAGGAGATCACCGCCAATCTGGACGGCGTGAAGAAGAGCCTGGAGCAGGTGGACAAGGCGGTTCACGGGGTGGCGGGATCGGTGCGGGAGGTGACCAACGCCCTGCAACAGGTGAGGCGACGTTGTCAGGCGGCCAGTTCCGATTCGGAACAGATGCACGAATACGCCCAGAACGGGCTGACCATGATGGAACAGCTCTCCACGCTGGCTTCGGAGATCGGCGAAGTGGTGGAGGTGATCAACAACATCGCCGATCAGACCAACATGCTGGCGTTGAACGCCTCCATCGAAGCCGCGGGGGCGGGGGATGCGGGCAAGGGTTTTTCGGTGGTGGCCAACGAGGTGAAGGAGCTGGCCCGTCAGACCGGGGAGGCGACCCAGATGATCGCCTCGAAGATCAAGGAGATTCAGCAGCAGGTGCATCTGGTCTCCGGGGCCAACATGGAGATCGTGCAGGGGGTGAGCCGGGTGAATCAGGCCAACATGGAGATCACCCACGCGGTGGACACCCAGTCGACCAGCATCCGGACCATTCACCTGGCCATCAACCAGGTGGCGGAGGCGGCGGGGGAGGTGACCCGCAACATGAGCGAGCTGGACATGGCGGCGCGGGATGTGGCGCGCGCGGCGGCGGAGGCGGCGGTGGGCACGGCGGAAGTGGCGCGTTCCGCCTCCCACGTCTCCCACGAGGCGCAACATGTGGCCGACGGCAGTGTGACGGCCCGCGCCCAGGCCATGAGCGTGCTTTCCGCCGCGACCACCAGCGAGGAGGTGTCGAGCCTGGTGAGTCGTCGCATGGAGGACGCCACCCGGACGGTGCGGCGCATGCGGGGCTCCTCGTATCAGTTCCACGAATTGGCCACGGTGATGCAGGATACCACCAACGCCCTGTACGCCTCGTTTTTCTCCTTCGATACCGGCAAGCCGCTGTTCAACGTCCGGGAGGTCAAGGAGCACCATCTGGCCATGCAGGGGGCCATCGCCAAACTGAGTCAGGGGCGCATCACGGCGTTGCCGGAAGAGTTCCGGGATGCCGAAAACTGCCCCTTCAGCCGGTTTCTGCAGGCGCGTCGCGGCGATACCCAGCCCTTGCCCTTCATTCGGGAGGCGGCGAAACTGCACGAAGCGGCCCATGATGCCTGTGTGGAACTGGCCAACCGCATGGTGCGGGGTTTGAAACAGGATGACGTGCGGCGCGCCATGACGGCCTTTCTGGAAGCGCAGAAGGCCTTTTTCGCCATTCTGCCCCATCTTTACATGAAAGGTGTGGATGTCGATCAGGAGTTCTTCCCCTGGGATGATCGTCTGCTGACCCGCATCGAGTTCGTGGATCGGGATCACCGCAAGCTGGTGGAAATGGTCAACGGCTTCCATCGCGCCCTGATGGAGGGCGCCAGCCAGGAGGCGATGAGCGCTTTGCTTGCGGGTTTCGCCGAATACACCGTGGCCCACTTCGGTCGGGAAGAGGCCATGTTCCGGGAGCACAACTACCCCGAATTCACGGCCCACAAGGCCATTCACGACAAGCTGGTGGCGGAGGTGCTGCGGCTGAAGAAACGCTTCGACGAAGGCAGTTTTTCCGTCGGCGTGGAGCTTCTGACCCTGGCCCGCGCCTGGCTGGTGGATCACATCATGGGCACGGACATGGCCTTTTCCCCCTACATGCGCGAGAGGGGCGTGCGTTGAGAGGGCTTCTTGCCGGGTTGATGCTGTTGCTGACGCCCTTTTCCGTGGCGATGGCGGGGGTGGGGCCGTTGTTGACCAACGCCTATTTCACCCGCGCCCTGGCTGCGGGAGGGGAGGAGGACCGGGACGGGCGCGCCGTGGTGCGTTCTCTGCCGGGGGATCGCAGCGGCATCATCGGCTATTTCA
Coding sequences:
- a CDS encoding arsenate reductase ArsC, producing MTEPLFNMLFLCTHNSARSILAEALLNHWARGRVKAFSAGSHPRAEVNPLALQALRAREISVRGLHSKAWDLFATPKAPRLAVVITVCDSAAGEICPIWPGGPIKAHWGVEEPSLLAQGKSPDETLNAFISVLEKLQRRVRLFLDLPLENMDSAGLKMELDRIGKQH
- a CDS encoding HAMP domain-containing protein, with translation MKLKHKMGAGFLVPLVIGFAVLAVVLIQLISRQFVSNYETGIDQRFQSITNAFQELGTAMLGDAYVLASMPGLAQALKEGDRKKLEELMVPAFKGLHAIHDAVTTIEVTDAKGVVLMRGHNPEKFGDNKAKTVLFGRALQSGKEQMGIQVSTTTGLLSLDSIYPVFLDKALVGLVKVGSYPKEEALQGMKSVMGVEIAVWNEKLKALIGTTLKGVEQHAPTLDASLQEVSLGDRLLFAKKRPLTFKGEEVEQTSVIVLADASEMVRMTSFVTRSIGVVSAVVVLAMVVVTLLLTRSIVGPLVDCGAGIARMAEGNLGVSFSCASNRDEVGMLFASLTKLLIKLREVVSQVQETSGRVTGGSAELTASAQGISAGSTAQAASIEKTSAAMEQMAANIQQNTDNAQTTERIAQSAARDAAEGGKAVLHAVGAMKEIATKISIIEEIARQTNLLALNAAIEAARAGEHGKGFAVVAAEVRKLAERSQSAAAEINTLSSSSVQVAEQAGAIMSKLAPDIQKTAELVQEIAAASREQTQGVAQINSAMQQLDQVIQQNAGSSEELASTAEELADQARALEESMGFFRI
- a CDS encoding thioredoxin family protein produces the protein MKVFMVLGPGCRNCHTTATLIEERAKALGIAVRVEKVTDMATILGHGVLSTPGVMADGLLLHSGSVPSARQVEQWLRQ
- a CDS encoding response regulator transcription factor; translation: MPGDLSAITALLIELTQRIEHQNQLLAQLQQQLSLLEQGNAPTVGESRLVVGPVCLDVAAHRAFVEQKELSLHPAGFALLQLFLRYPGKLFSRLELLPLSPRRVMAARKEHTVDAHIRELRLALGEYGRMIQTVRGVGYRLVPPPERPF
- a CDS encoding bacteriohemerythrin, which codes for MATRTDWKLRERFLIVAGLPLLFMVLSGLAAWWLAGSLVSEARHVAQTDLTLALEVKELQRLVGKVQERYTDVSATRAQDGLGAGFAEADEAARLFVKGAGRVREILDREADTELIGKLSEVEKRFVAFRTAGRKMAEAYVAGGPPEGNRLMPEFDMAAEALSGKLEPFVDESATRATGRSAEVADHLVRMQLHLIVMLVLAVVCAGAMAGWMASRVMASIRRLVASLGQLEEGNLAARNGLTGKRDELALIGQSVDHLGDRLQRVLGVVGFHAASVTASAGELVKIRDQLKTDAEDTRVVVVDVSRENERLAQEVTGVKEAVAGVVGNVESIASSMEQVSLDVVSIAAGAEQASVNISTMASAAEEITANLDGVKKSLEQVDKAVHGVAGSVREVTNALQQVRRRCQAASSDSEQMHEYAQNGLTMMEQLSTLASEIGEVVEVINNIADQTNMLALNASIEAAGAGDAGKGFSVVANEVKELARQTGEATQMIASKIKEIQQQVHLVSGANMEIVQGVSRVNQANMEITHAVDTQSTSIRTIHLAINQVAEAAGEVTRNMSELDMAARDVARAAAEAAVGTAEVARSASHVSHEAQHVADGSVTARAQAMSVLSAATTSEEVSSLVSRRMEDATRTVRRMRGSSYQFHELATVMQDTTNALYASFFSFDTGKPLFNVREVKEHHLAMQGAIAKLSQGRITALPEEFRDAENCPFSRFLQARRGDTQPLPFIREAAKLHEAAHDACVELANRMVRGLKQDDVRRAMTAFLEAQKAFFAILPHLYMKGVDVDQEFFPWDDRLLTRIEFVDRDHRKLVEMVNGFHRALMEGASQEAMSALLAGFAEYTVAHFGREEAMFREHNYPEFTAHKAIHDKLVAEVLRLKKRFDEGSFSVGVELLTLARAWLVDHIMGTDMAFSPYMRERGVR
- the arsB gene encoding ACR3 family arsenite efflux transporter → MSRQCEIAAAGEAQASLGFFERHLTLWVGLCILGGIGLGHLFPAPFQGIGRLEIARVNLPVALLIWLMIIPMLLKIDFGALSKVTAHWKGIGVTLFINWGVKPFSMALLAWLFVRHLFQPWLPAEQLDAYVAGLIILAAAPCTAMVFVWSHLSDGEPHFTLSQVALNDLIMIVAFAPIVGLLLGLSHIAVPWGTLFLSVALFIVVPVILAQLWRRSLLASGGQAALDTRLKTLHPVSLTALLATLVLLFAFQGGQILAQPLVIVLLAVPILLQVYFNSGLAYLLCRRFGVAHRVAAPAALIGASNFFELAVATAIGLFGFESGAALATVVGVLVEVPVMLSVVRLTRRSKAWYERTPAVTPRSGGTGA
- a CDS encoding permease, yielding MLELFGKLADAVVYDAAGLAPQSALGQAVHFFVEDTTKIFVLLVVIVFIMGLFRTLLSPQTVRNHIEGRSHGVAYLLAVLLGAVTPFCSCSSVPLFIGFLESGIPLGVTMAFLITSPLVNEIAVVILASIMGWKLTAVYVITGMGVGMLGGLLIDRLHLERWVEEYVWTLRLGKAVTAQADGSLAGRVGYAWNEVRTIVVRIGPYVLLGIGVGAGLHGYVPQELFARYAAADNPFAVPAAVLMGLPLYSNATGVIPVAEALLAKGVPVGTVIAFMMSVVGISLPEFILLRKVLLPRMLLFFGAFLTLAFIGVGYLLNFLFA